A genomic region of Sphaerochaeta sp. contains the following coding sequences:
- a CDS encoding MBL fold metallo-hydrolase — MQITFIGAARHVTGSCTLLECGGKRILIDCGMPQGNDERDMGDQLPFRAAMIDAVLLTHAHIDHSGWLPLLYKEGFRGAIWSTEATADLCEIMLADSGHIQEMEAEWRDRKAMRGGGQRVEPIYTAEDAAQVMSCFRESEYGQLQDLGGGVRFRFVDAGHLLGSASIEVWLEEQGQKRKMVFSGDVGNFDQPLIKDPHYLDDADYVMIESTYGDRLHQLPPGAVGHNVPNIVRAKELAEIVRRTFGRGGNVIIPAFAVGRTQEILYLFRLINFEHLCPEYPGIPVFVDSPLSVKATGVFAANVEGYFDSEAMELVNKGVNPLTFPSLVAITDVADSKMLNSRKEPCVIISSSGMCEAGRIRHHLKHNLWRKECTVVFSGFQAQGTLGRSILDGARHVTLFGEQVDVNCEIRNLEGISGHADRDGLVAWLKAFKTKPRMVFVNHGEDETAEAFSYYVQTNLGMKSYAPLPMEHYDLLDEASFPSGKAVDETELPYYRDLLAAVSELDKQHRTFEGVLHRLQDAANQKNIQPKDAVQLQNTLTRLASDLEFLTFKWGKDCS; from the coding sequence ATGCAGATAACTTTCATTGGAGCGGCGAGACATGTGACCGGCAGCTGCACGTTGCTGGAATGTGGGGGAAAACGGATTCTGATCGACTGTGGCATGCCCCAGGGGAATGACGAGAGGGACATGGGCGACCAGCTTCCCTTCCGCGCGGCGATGATCGATGCGGTGCTCCTCACGCACGCTCATATCGACCATAGTGGTTGGCTTCCGCTGTTGTATAAGGAAGGCTTTCGTGGCGCCATCTGGTCGACAGAAGCCACGGCGGATCTCTGCGAGATCATGCTGGCGGACAGCGGCCACATCCAGGAGATGGAAGCGGAATGGCGTGACCGCAAGGCGATGCGCGGCGGTGGGCAACGGGTAGAACCGATCTACACCGCCGAGGATGCCGCCCAGGTGATGTCCTGTTTTCGGGAAAGTGAATATGGGCAGTTGCAGGATCTGGGAGGCGGCGTACGGTTCCGGTTTGTTGATGCCGGGCACCTGTTGGGGAGCGCCTCCATTGAGGTATGGCTGGAAGAACAGGGACAGAAACGGAAGATGGTGTTCAGCGGGGACGTGGGAAATTTCGACCAGCCGTTGATCAAAGATCCCCACTATCTGGATGATGCCGATTACGTGATGATTGAATCGACCTATGGGGACCGGCTCCACCAACTGCCTCCCGGGGCGGTGGGGCACAATGTCCCGAACATCGTCCGTGCCAAGGAACTCGCTGAGATCGTCAGGCGGACGTTCGGTCGTGGCGGCAATGTGATCATCCCGGCGTTCGCCGTCGGCCGGACACAGGAGATTCTGTATCTGTTCCGGTTGATCAACTTCGAACACCTCTGCCCAGAGTATCCAGGAATCCCGGTGTTCGTCGACAGCCCCCTTTCCGTCAAGGCGACCGGCGTGTTCGCCGCCAATGTGGAAGGATACTTCGATTCCGAAGCGATGGAACTGGTGAACAAAGGGGTCAACCCGTTGACGTTCCCCTCCCTGGTGGCCATCACCGACGTGGCGGATTCCAAGATGCTGAACAGCCGCAAGGAGCCGTGCGTGATCATCAGTTCCAGCGGCATGTGTGAGGCGGGGCGTATCCGCCATCATCTCAAGCACAACCTCTGGAGAAAAGAGTGCACGGTGGTGTTCTCAGGCTTCCAGGCACAAGGGACTTTGGGGCGTTCCATCCTGGATGGAGCGCGGCATGTGACGCTGTTCGGCGAACAGGTGGATGTGAACTGCGAGATCCGGAATCTGGAAGGGATCAGCGGGCACGCTGACCGGGATGGTCTGGTCGCCTGGCTGAAGGCGTTCAAGACCAAGCCGCGGATGGTGTTCGTCAACCATGGAGAGGATGAGACGGCGGAAGCCTTCTCCTATTATGTACAGACCAACTTGGGGATGAAGAGCTATGCTCCGCTTCCCATGGAACACTATGACTTGCTGGATGAGGCTTCGTTCCCCAGTGGCAAGGCTGTGGACGAGACGGAGTTGCCGTACTATCGCGATCTGCTTGCCGCGGTGTCCGAGTTGGACAAGCAGCATCGTACGTTCGAAGGAGTGCTCCATCGGTTGCAGGATGCGGCAAACCAGAAAAACATCCAGCCCAAGGATGCCGTTCAGTTGCAAAACACGCTTACCCGGCTTGCCAGCGACCTGGAGTTCCTTACCTTCAAATGGGGGAAAGATTGTTCTTGA